The DNA window TCTTCCTGCGATACTAATCCAGGTTTTGTTTGATTGCCTAAGTTGTGTATTTATTTTCCTGTTGGCCGAAAAATTGTGGAAAGGCGCGGGCTGGCTGGCGGGTTTGTTGTCGGCCGCAAATGTCGGGATGATCACCTATGCGCATTTTATATTGAATGATAGTCTGTTTCTATTCGTTTTTTTATTAGTTCTGCTCGCATTATTCAGGTGGATCGAAAAAGGCGATTGGAAAGGGTGCATCTTGATAGGGTCAGGGTGCGCTCTATCGGTGTACATTCGTCCCGTAACCATGTATTTTCCTCTTTTTTTGATCCCGTTTCTCTTCCTGTTTCTTTTAATCAAACATAAAAATGGTTTTTTCCTTGCAGCCGGGAAATCGATCGCTGTTATTGTTGTCTTCTTTTTTTTTCTGTCCCCCTGGCTTGTTCGAAACCATATCCATTATGGCCGATACAGATTGACATCCCAGGCAGGGGAGCATCTCCTACAGTACGTGGTTCCTTTTGTCTGGCAGTATTCTAAGGGGATCCCTTTTATAGAGGGGATGAAGAAGGCAAACCGGGAATTTGATGAAAGAATAAGAGAGGGAGGGGCCAGGCCGGAGGACTTGGGCCCCTTCGAGAGAAGCGATCGGCAAGTCCGGATGGCTATTGAGTACCTTGAAAAGGAACCAAAAGCAGCCCTTTTAAAGGCCTGGGTTTTCGGGATGGCCAAGAATCTGTTCGCCCCTGCTCTCATCGATATGTCCTACCTCTTGAGCATTGAGAGGCCCCATTTTTTTTTATACACCGGGAAAAACGCTTCTTGATAGGGGGTGGAACTTCCTGAAGGGACTGAATGGGGTTTTCGGGTGGGCCGTGGTTCTTGGACTGGCCGGGTTAATGTTATCGCGGATTCTCCAGTTATGGGGACTGATCATTCTGTATCGCTGGAAGAAGTGGGAGGCCATTTTTTGCCTTCTGGTCATTGGTTACTTCTTGCTGATATCCGGGCCGGTCGGTTACGCAAAGTACAGGCTGCCATTTGAACCGATATTGATTGTCTTGATGGCTATAGGGATCAAAGATATTTATCGATTGCTGATCAAGAAAAAAGAATCGTCATCTATGGAGGAAAGGGAGCAAGAGGCCGCAGTTTTGCAATAAGATAAGGAGATCGAGGGAGTTTGATTGATATTCAGGTTTTGTAATACTCTAGATGTAGGCATCCGGCTGAACCGACTAGGTAAAGCGATGGGTTTTAAATGGCTGAAATAACGGCCTATAAACTGAGTAATGACAAAAAGAAGAAAATTCTCCGGCAAATAGAAGAATTTTTCCACGAGAAACCGGAGATTGAATTTGCTTACATCTACGGGTCTTTCAACGCGGATGGTCCATTCAGAGATATTGATATAGGTATATATGTAAATGAAAACCAAGTAAAAGAACAGGTAAAATTCGAACTAACCCTTGAAATGGAACTAGAGCGATATGTCGGAATTTCTATTCCTGTTGATATTCGAATAGTCAATAAACGCAATATAACGTATGCATACAATGTATTGAAGGGCCAGCTAATTTATAACAAGAATGACAGTAAAAGGGTGAATTTTGTTACGTATGTGCTGTCAAGATATTTTGATTTAAAACCCGTTTTGTCATATTACCAAAAGGAGGCATTTGTCCCTTGACGCTCGACACCAACCGAATAAGGGGGAAGTTAACGGATATATTTCGGTCCCTGAACCGCTTGAAGGCTTTTCAGGGTATTTCAAAAGAAGAATTCCTCAGAAACGAAGACTACCAGGACATTGCAAGGTCGCGACTGCTTACAGCTATTGAAGCGGCCTTGAATATCTGTTACTACCTTGCAGCAAAGAAAATTCATCAAGTGCCGGAGGATTATTCACATTGTTTCGAACTCCTGGGGCTATCAGGAATGCTACCGGATGAACTTGCAGGGCGGCTTTCAAAAATGGCCAGATTCAGAAACAGGCTGGTCCATCTATACTGGGATATCGATTATAGTGCCGTATATGAGATTATCTGTAATGATTTGAAAGACCTTGAAGATTATGCAATGGAAATCGGTAAATTTATTGAAAGTCATGGATGATTTCAACCGGTGATGAATGAGTTCTGAAGGATTCAGATTCAAAGAATCAGGAAGATTTTGCAACCAGGGTCGTTTACTTAGGCAGAGATGATAAAAGAAACAAAAGAGTTAGGAAAAGAGGCGATCATTGCGCGTTTTGATGCTTTGGCGGAGAGGCGGGATCACTGGATCAGGAGAAACAGGTACTATTACGATGATCAGGCGCGGTATTTCAGGTTTCTCGTTCCGGCAGGGTTGTCGGTGCTTGAATTGGGATGCGGGACGGGAGATCTTCTGAACGCCTTGAAG is part of the Deltaproteobacteria bacterium genome and encodes:
- a CDS encoding glycosyltransferase family 39 protein, encoding MFPKKLAVIFFAALIFRLTVFWQVMGHPGVVFQPDSRMYVSLAEGLVRHHSFCYPNYPSRPDVERMPAYPLFLAGVLKWGSGGFLPAILIQVLFDCLSCVFIFLLAEKLWKGAGWLAGLLSAANVGMITYAHFILNDSLFLFVFLLVLLALFRWIEKGDWKGCILIGSGCALSVYIRPVTMYFPLFLIPFLFLFLLIKHKNGFFLAAGKSIAVIVVFFFFLSPWLVRNHIHYGRYRLTSQAGEHLLQYVVPFVWQYSKGIPFIEGMKKANREFDERIREGGARPEDLGPFERSDRQVRMAIEYLEKEPKAALLKAWVFGMAKNLFAPALIDMSYLLSIERPHFFLYTGKNAS
- a CDS encoding nucleotidyltransferase domain-containing protein → MAEITAYKLSNDKKKKILRQIEEFFHEKPEIEFAYIYGSFNADGPFRDIDIGIYVNENQVKEQVKFELTLEMELERYVGISIPVDIRIVNKRNITYAYNVLKGQLIYNKNDSKRVNFVTYVLSRYFDLKPVLSYYQKEAFVP
- a CDS encoding DUF86 domain-containing protein; this encodes MTLDTNRIRGKLTDIFRSLNRLKAFQGISKEEFLRNEDYQDIARSRLLTAIEAALNICYYLAAKKIHQVPEDYSHCFELLGLSGMLPDELAGRLSKMARFRNRLVHLYWDIDYSAVYEIICNDLKDLEDYAMEIGKFIESHG